The proteins below come from a single Tachypleus tridentatus isolate NWPU-2018 chromosome 13, ASM421037v1, whole genome shotgun sequence genomic window:
- the LOC143238261 gene encoding uncharacterized protein LOC143238261 isoform X2: MNKESSTGSGRMFFYSTQAKEILQKVNTVIQQQLERSITEKTKDSQDLQGIVQTWEAEDYYRRPNSVTRSILDCPNFIFNKSLTPTDHTFKENSLRTHSKDRPNTLSWISLSTYSDSGISGCSDQLGWSLSSNHTTEQKFPEILNCSLTSLLSEHYDNEDYSSESSSISSIPVIPEDIFHESSEDVLMKNIFQDIKATNSQLGIADLFSKEQQNTNNFLYGNSKTKMNITHPTYNLNTNIQNKYFTEKFKVYCELKRQRSYENIFLNHSRYSFPSNELQRALSESSLEENQSFLTTSAFVDPDWSRRTSLVSQSSHTYAEIGSGLSSKRPSIAKEGIYEDLEELREELFNRLSDKDNVDTEKPPLPPKVISRNDCSNTGNGISFCQEVIVPESIWGNSSKTEMEEAMMNATIPKCNILPNKIKLDTHKKRKGTSDSNGNGKSNIHHLEKDHFKLLSFKNHFSEGDISSAVEKCQCNNLQFSMLPSYNSVHASNKCKSQEAQERELCKENSWPFYFRPRFNTSPKVQQIQLVPSLLSELDCLEPKHKDLGKFLQNQNWPSCGTLSNKAHKHMLDKNSSEVFVKTQSNIFHNLPTVKMNQFVSSPEGPGEPIGGFSNYSSLVANQDYCYMLPLVENYKVTYLYTAKSKHTDSWSNSRRQDQPDENGYIAMK, encoded by the exons ATGAACAA AGAAAGTTCCACTGGTAGTGGTCGAATGTTTTTCTACAGTACTCAAGCGAAAGAGATTCTTCAAAAAGTTAATACTGTTATTCAGCAACAATTGGAAAGATCAATcacagagaaaacaaaagacagtcAAGATCTTCAAGGAATAGTTCAAACATGGGAAGCTGAAGATTACTACAGGAGACCCAATTCTGTAACACGCAGCATTTTAGATTGtcctaattttattttcaacaagtcACTCACACCTACTGACCACACCTTTAAGGAAAACAGTTTGAGAACCCACAGTAAGGACAGACCTAACACATTATCTTGGATATCTCTGTCAACATACTCAGATTCTGGAATTTCAGGTTGCTCAGATCAACTAGGTTGGAGCCTTTCTTCTAATCACACAACTGAACAAAAATTTCCAGAAATCTTGAACTGCAGTTTAACTTCACTTCTAAGTGAACATTATGATAATGAGGATTACAGCAGTGAGTCCTCTAGTATTTCTTCTATACCAGTTATACCAGAAGATATCTTTCACGAGTCATCAGAagatgttttaatgaaaaatatttttcaagacaTCAAAGCAACAAATAGTCAGCTGGGAATAGCTGATTTATTtagtaaagaacaacaaaacacaaacaattttcTATATGGAAATTCTAAAACCAAAATGAATATTACACATCCAACATATAACCTCAATACCAACATCCAAAATaagtattttacagaaaaatttaaagtttattgtgAACTTAAGAGACAGAGGtcatatgaaaacatttttcttaatcaCAGCAGATATTCTTTCCCATCAAATGAACTACAAAGAGCACTTTCAGAGTCATCTTTAGAAGAAAATCAGAGCTTCTTGACAACATCTGCTTTTGTAGACCCAGACTGGTCTAGAAGGACGTCTTTAGTTTCCCAAAGTTCTCACACATATGCAGAAATTGGATCAGGGTTATCATCAAAACGTCCTAGCATTGCAAAAGAGGGAATTTATGAGGACCTAGAAGAATTGAGAGAAGAGCTGTTCAACAGACTATCAGACAAAGATAATGTTGATACTGAAAAACCTCCTCTACCACCCAAGGTAATTTCTAGAAATGATTGCTCAAATACAGGAAATGGCATTTCATTTTGTCAAGAAGTTATTGTTCCAGAATCTATTTGGGGCAACAGTTCCAAAACTGAAATGGAAGAAGCTATGATGAATGCAACAATTCCTAAATGTAACATTTTgcccaacaaaataaaactagacactcataaaaaaagaaaaggtacATCAGACAGTAATGGAAATGGAAAATCAAACATTCACCATCTAGAAAAAGATCACTTTAAGTTGTTATCATTCAAAAATCATTTTTCAGAGGGAGATATAAGTTCAGCAGTTGAAAAGTGTCAATGTAACAATTTACAATTTTCAATGCTGCCAAGTTATAATTCTGTGCATGCCTCAAACAAATGCAAATCACAAGAGGCACAGGAGAGAGAGCTTTGTAAAGAAAATTCTTGGCCTTTTTATTTTCGTCCACGTTTTAACACTTCACCTAAAGTCCAACAAATTCAATTGGTGCCATCCCTTTTATCAGAGTTAGACTGTCTGGAACCAAAGCATAAAGATTTAGGTAAATTTCTTCAAAACCAAAATTGGCCCTCCTGTGGAACACTGTCAAACAAAGCTCACAAGCATATGCTAGACAAGAATTCTTCAGAAGTCTTTGTTAAAACACAGTCTAATATCTTTCACAATCTTCCAACAGTTAAAATGAATCAATTTGTCTCATCTCCAGAGGGTCCAGGTGAGCCTATTGGTGgattttcaaattattcaagtcTTGTAGCTAATCAGGACTATTGTTACATGCTTCCATTAGTTGAAAATTACAAGGTCACATACCTTTATACAGCCAAAAGTAAACACACCGATTCTTGGTCTAATAGCAGACGTCAAGATCAACCAGATGAAAATGGATATATAGCAATGAAATGA
- the LOC143238261 gene encoding uncharacterized protein LOC143238261 isoform X1, protein MATLRASLWPHSPIFELEAALSTKYEVSVIDDEYAHRAGLLGAFGYLAVTDKKLVLTNPKTGDVIQEWYFNTLHRFALVDQGQKDDTGKIFSIDMNKESSTGSGRMFFYSTQAKEILQKVNTVIQQQLERSITEKTKDSQDLQGIVQTWEAEDYYRRPNSVTRSILDCPNFIFNKSLTPTDHTFKENSLRTHSKDRPNTLSWISLSTYSDSGISGCSDQLGWSLSSNHTTEQKFPEILNCSLTSLLSEHYDNEDYSSESSSISSIPVIPEDIFHESSEDVLMKNIFQDIKATNSQLGIADLFSKEQQNTNNFLYGNSKTKMNITHPTYNLNTNIQNKYFTEKFKVYCELKRQRSYENIFLNHSRYSFPSNELQRALSESSLEENQSFLTTSAFVDPDWSRRTSLVSQSSHTYAEIGSGLSSKRPSIAKEGIYEDLEELREELFNRLSDKDNVDTEKPPLPPKVISRNDCSNTGNGISFCQEVIVPESIWGNSSKTEMEEAMMNATIPKCNILPNKIKLDTHKKRKGTSDSNGNGKSNIHHLEKDHFKLLSFKNHFSEGDISSAVEKCQCNNLQFSMLPSYNSVHASNKCKSQEAQERELCKENSWPFYFRPRFNTSPKVQQIQLVPSLLSELDCLEPKHKDLGKFLQNQNWPSCGTLSNKAHKHMLDKNSSEVFVKTQSNIFHNLPTVKMNQFVSSPEGPGEPIGGFSNYSSLVANQDYCYMLPLVENYKVTYLYTAKSKHTDSWSNSRRQDQPDENGYIAMK, encoded by the exons ATGGCTACCTTAAGGGCATCTCTGTGGCCACACTCACCTATATTTGAATTAGAAGCAG CTCTATCGACCAAATATGAAGTATCAGTCATTGATGATGAGTATGCACACAGAGCAGGCCTACTTGGAGCCTTTGGTTATCTTGCAGTCACTGACAAAAAGCTTGTGTTGACAAATCCAAAAACAGGTGATGTGATCCAGGAATGGTACTTTAACACCTTACATCGCTTTGCACTGGTGGATCAAGGACAGAAAGATGACACAGGGAAAATATTTTCCATAGATATGAACAA AGAAAGTTCCACTGGTAGTGGTCGAATGTTTTTCTACAGTACTCAAGCGAAAGAGATTCTTCAAAAAGTTAATACTGTTATTCAGCAACAATTGGAAAGATCAATcacagagaaaacaaaagacagtcAAGATCTTCAAGGAATAGTTCAAACATGGGAAGCTGAAGATTACTACAGGAGACCCAATTCTGTAACACGCAGCATTTTAGATTGtcctaattttattttcaacaagtcACTCACACCTACTGACCACACCTTTAAGGAAAACAGTTTGAGAACCCACAGTAAGGACAGACCTAACACATTATCTTGGATATCTCTGTCAACATACTCAGATTCTGGAATTTCAGGTTGCTCAGATCAACTAGGTTGGAGCCTTTCTTCTAATCACACAACTGAACAAAAATTTCCAGAAATCTTGAACTGCAGTTTAACTTCACTTCTAAGTGAACATTATGATAATGAGGATTACAGCAGTGAGTCCTCTAGTATTTCTTCTATACCAGTTATACCAGAAGATATCTTTCACGAGTCATCAGAagatgttttaatgaaaaatatttttcaagacaTCAAAGCAACAAATAGTCAGCTGGGAATAGCTGATTTATTtagtaaagaacaacaaaacacaaacaattttcTATATGGAAATTCTAAAACCAAAATGAATATTACACATCCAACATATAACCTCAATACCAACATCCAAAATaagtattttacagaaaaatttaaagtttattgtgAACTTAAGAGACAGAGGtcatatgaaaacatttttcttaatcaCAGCAGATATTCTTTCCCATCAAATGAACTACAAAGAGCACTTTCAGAGTCATCTTTAGAAGAAAATCAGAGCTTCTTGACAACATCTGCTTTTGTAGACCCAGACTGGTCTAGAAGGACGTCTTTAGTTTCCCAAAGTTCTCACACATATGCAGAAATTGGATCAGGGTTATCATCAAAACGTCCTAGCATTGCAAAAGAGGGAATTTATGAGGACCTAGAAGAATTGAGAGAAGAGCTGTTCAACAGACTATCAGACAAAGATAATGTTGATACTGAAAAACCTCCTCTACCACCCAAGGTAATTTCTAGAAATGATTGCTCAAATACAGGAAATGGCATTTCATTTTGTCAAGAAGTTATTGTTCCAGAATCTATTTGGGGCAACAGTTCCAAAACTGAAATGGAAGAAGCTATGATGAATGCAACAATTCCTAAATGTAACATTTTgcccaacaaaataaaactagacactcataaaaaaagaaaaggtacATCAGACAGTAATGGAAATGGAAAATCAAACATTCACCATCTAGAAAAAGATCACTTTAAGTTGTTATCATTCAAAAATCATTTTTCAGAGGGAGATATAAGTTCAGCAGTTGAAAAGTGTCAATGTAACAATTTACAATTTTCAATGCTGCCAAGTTATAATTCTGTGCATGCCTCAAACAAATGCAAATCACAAGAGGCACAGGAGAGAGAGCTTTGTAAAGAAAATTCTTGGCCTTTTTATTTTCGTCCACGTTTTAACACTTCACCTAAAGTCCAACAAATTCAATTGGTGCCATCCCTTTTATCAGAGTTAGACTGTCTGGAACCAAAGCATAAAGATTTAGGTAAATTTCTTCAAAACCAAAATTGGCCCTCCTGTGGAACACTGTCAAACAAAGCTCACAAGCATATGCTAGACAAGAATTCTTCAGAAGTCTTTGTTAAAACACAGTCTAATATCTTTCACAATCTTCCAACAGTTAAAATGAATCAATTTGTCTCATCTCCAGAGGGTCCAGGTGAGCCTATTGGTGgattttcaaattattcaagtcTTGTAGCTAATCAGGACTATTGTTACATGCTTCCATTAGTTGAAAATTACAAGGTCACATACCTTTATACAGCCAAAAGTAAACACACCGATTCTTGGTCTAATAGCAGACGTCAAGATCAACCAGATGAAAATGGATATATAGCAATGAAATGA
- the LOC143236565 gene encoding uncharacterized protein LOC143236565, translating to MIREGYLDVKIPAKDRGFTPFKCRSVWLWPSAILCSAAVYPLRGARGHATFGGYRRRERRLLDQEDFSLGDQHVPVEPARQNITLITLWSAPHEMSHDVVKDVLSAYGTIRKIEHEEQQYRPKVCTGNRRVCMDMRTPVPNFSEVNGFRATCNYPGMRCLYRHCDLEGHLLAQCQSPQCGICLMYGHVEDTCSVSCSICSGGHMPSRCPRRVATYAMVAVGPPSVAWPKRVRAKRAGATAPPPALSAVTMGGVLEGALVRGGCVAVP from the coding sequence TGTAGGTCTGTATGGCTATGGCCATCGGCCATACTCTGTTCGGCCGCGGTCTATCCGCTTCGTGGTGCCCGCGGCCACGCTACCTTCGGCGGTTATAGACGCCGTGAACGTCGCTTGCTGGACCAGGAAGACTTTTCCTTGGGGGACCAGCATGTGCCTGTTGAGCCGGCCAGGCAAAACATTACGTTGATCACCCTCTGGTCGGCCCCTCATGAAATGTCCCATGACGTCGTCAAGGACGTATTGTCAGCGTATGGGACTATACGCAAAATCGAACACGAGGAACAGCAGTATCGACCCAAGGTGTGCACAGGGAACAGGCGTGTCTGTATGGACATGCGGACGCCGGTCCCTAACTTCAGTGAAGTAAATGGTTTCCGAGCGACGTGTAATTACCCGGGCATGCGTTGTCTGTATCGCCACTGTGACCTGGAGGGCCACCTTCTGGCACAGTGCCAGTCCCCGCAGTGCGGGATATGTCTGATGTATGGACATGTTGAAGATACATGCAGTGTATCATGCAGTATTTGTAGTGGTGGCCACATGCCCTCGCGATGCCCGAGGCGTGTGGCGACATATGCCATGGTGGCTGTGGGGCCGCCGTCGGTTGCGTGGCCAAAAAGGGTAAGGGCGAAGAGGGCGGGAGCGACAGCTCCTCCTCCTGCATTGTCTGCAGTGACTATGGGTGGGGTCCTCGAGGGGGCGCTTGTCCGGGGAGGGTGTGTCGCGGTCCCCTGA